A region from the Sphaerodactylus townsendi isolate TG3544 linkage group LG01, MPM_Stown_v2.3, whole genome shotgun sequence genome encodes:
- the LOC125439174 gene encoding serine protease 55-like, translating into MGNDIALILLDSPIKFSEGMFISLPLMHDLHVWKDCCVTRWSPSMAGGQKRPFSKLEKMGTTLISRQQCSERVQGLTEDVLCAVSEEGKKDSCEGNSGGPLICTYGDISGKWFVIGIASWGDSCRGEEGPAVYTLVFSHLDWIQTATAREGKPFIPKGTDIIGASPHSGVVESHFAFDSPLGLLVCLILMVYESY; encoded by the exons ATGGGCAATGACATTGCTTTGATCTTGCTGGACTCTCCCATAAAGTTCAGTGAAGGCATGTTCATTTCTTTGCCCTTGATGCACGATCTCCACGTATGGAAAGACTGCTGTGTTACCAGATGGAGCCCCAGCATGGCCG GCGGCCAGAAGAGGCCATTCAGtaagctggagaaaatgggaacTACTCTGATCAGCAGACAGCAGTGCTCCGAGAGAGTCCAGGGGCTAACAGAGGATGTGCTGTGTGCTGTCTCTGAGGAAGGCAAGAAGGACAGCTGTGAG GGTAACAGTGGGGGCCCTTTGATTTGCACCTACGGAGACATCTCCGGGAAGTGGTTTGTGATCGGAATAGCCAGCTGGGGGGACAGCTGCAGAGGAGAGGAGGGTCCTGCAGTCTACACTCTTGTCTTCAGCCACCTTGACTGGATCCAGACTGCAACTGCTAGAGAAGGGAAGCCATTTATACCCAAAGGCACGGACATCATTGGCGCTTCACCTCACTCAGGAGTGGTCGAGAGTCATTTTGCTTTTGATTCTCCCCTCGGTCTCCTTGTCTGTTTGATACTGATGGTTTATGAATCCTACTAA